Below is a genomic region from Cloeon dipterum chromosome 2, ieCloDipt1.1, whole genome shotgun sequence.
AAATCTTAAAACAATTAgattcaatgaaattaatctgTGAGACCTGTGCCATGAAAGTGttattaatgtttaaataaaaactcattaaattatgtatatatCTCAAGAGTTTAATTTACACCATTAGCAAaacaagcaaataataaaatttagatacTTTGTAGAGGTCATATTTAAATCCTAATCACGTAAATTTTACAAGATTTAAGAGGATTCCTTCCAAACAGACTCAAGTATTTagcaagagaaaaatgcaaGGACTGGATTGTAGAGCGTTACAAAAGAAATCATCCTAGGGGCGGTCCACCACCCATCTGAGGGTGGGGAGGCCCTGATTGGGGCGGTGGTCCCTGTTGCTGCGGACTCCCTGGTTGCCCTGCTGGTGAAGACGCTTTGGAAGAGCTCCTGGCACCCCTAGCGCCGCGAGAGCcacggccgccgcctccgcggCCCCTCTTGCCGCTTCCAGTGCCTCCAGCTCCACCGCCTAGCccgtaatttcaattttaattgaaacatttttcgtCATATCAATAACCAGGTGGCCTACCTTGGCTCGGCGGTTGGCTGCCCTCAGTAGGAAGCTTAGGGCCTTCACCCTGGTACATCATATCATCGTGCTGAGGGGAAATGCCTGGCATCGGACCAGGCCGCTCTGCGCCAATTTCCTGCGGCGGGGGCCCAGCATACATTTCGTGATGGGGAGGAATACCGAcctgaaacaaataattttgttggtgTTTTCATACTAACATAACATACAAGTTCTCAGTTTTAACAAATTAGGTTTTTGACAATTCAAATATACAGAGCTTGCAAACTTGAAGTGAAATTTCatccaattaaataataataaaatgtactATCGCCTTTTTGCATCAGCACTATCAGCAGTCAAGAACACATTGCGTAAAAACTGTTGTCAAACTTTtaatctgaagtttttttaacaGGGTCAATTAATGTATTCTAACGTTCATGCTGAACATCAACAAGTcactataaataaaaagcaatagCTACAAgttaaattgcagattttcaagtAGCATTTcattgatatttaattatggAATGAATTATATTGTTGCCAGAAATTATTGTTCAAACAACTATTTTTCATCTAACAGATGGCTTTCAGAAAAGTTACACAAGATATATATGTTATTGAAGAAAGAAAGGTTGGTCGACAAACTCTTGATTTATCAGGGTTTTGGCAAAATATGTCTAGTTATGGATCTTAACCTTGTAAAACCTCAATAATTAACTAACCTCATGCTGCATTTGAGGGGGATAATGGTGGGGCGGCATGCCCGGCCGTGGGCCCATGGGGTGTGGTGGCATGCCCTGAGGGTGCGCCTGTGGGTGCGCCTGTGGGTGCGCCTGCGGGTGTGGGGGCATTCCTGGAtactgctgttgctgctggggGCCCTGCTGCGGCGGGGGCGGGTAGCCAGCCTGGCCGTAGTAGGCCATGTGCGGAGGTGGCGGCGGGTACTGCGAGTATTGTTGGTACGCCCCTGGTGGGAACTGGGGGTACTGCTGAGGGGGCGGTCGCGGGGGCAGCTGCTGAGACATCATGTATTGGTTCTGTGGAGGAGCCACAGGCGGTTGCGGTTGGCCCGGGGGAGGGCCTTGCTGAGCATGCGGAGGACCCTGGGCCCCAGGCGGCCCTTGGGGCGGCAGAGCGGCAGGCGGCGGGCCCTGCGGCTGCATTGGCGGCGCAGGACGCGGAGGGAAGGGCGGCACGTCGGTGGCCGACTCGTCAATAGTAGCTGGCGGGGGTGGTGGGACAACAGCAGGCGTCGGAGGCAGCGACGGGGGCCCAGACGAAGAGTTGTCCGCCTCTGGCTCACTGCTTGCCTCTTCCATGGGCTGAAACCAAGTTTGTTGGTAAATAAGTCGCTCTTGCTCTGACCAATGCTCTAGTTACCAGGGTGTAATATTTACAAGTGTCTAAAAAGTCCTGTAGTTTGAAATTACGCACATTTAagagcttttaaaattgttaccCTTCCAAgtggtaaaaaataacttaaggTTTAATCATACCTCTGGCTGTGAAGCAGAGTCTTCACTACCACCTGGTAGAGggactgctgctgttgctgaaGGAGCAGCCGGGGCTGCAGGCTGAGAGTCTTCCGAGGACTCTGCTCCAGATCTCTCTTGGACAGCTGGCTCGTCAATTGGCACCTTAAAAGAGACAGAATAAAACGATGGCACAGCAAATAGAGTAATTAGCTCGTACAGCTGCAGCCACAGGAGCTGGTGCAACAGGCTGCATTTCCTGTGGGGCTGACACCGACTCAACTTCTGGCACAGTTTGCTCGTCAGTAAGCAGCTGTTTGGTTTCTCCTTCAGGTGCTGGCTGAGGAGTGGCTTCTGCAATGGTCGCGGCTGGCTGGGCGACTGGTTCTGGCTCCTCAGACACAGGGGCCGGGCTTGGAGCGGCCGCTGGCGGCACGACGGCCCTCTGGGCGCGCTCCTCACGCTCCTTCTTCAGCAGCTCTATCTGACGCTCCACCATCTTGTTGAAAGTATCTTCATCAACAGCTCTTTGACAGTGCTGAAGTATTGAAATGAGAGCGTGATACACtaaatcctgaaaaattttcataccTTTTTCAGCTCCTCTTGGAACACTTCGCTGCTCTCCTGGAATTTCCTCTTCTTGGCGTCAAACTTTTCTTCGATCTGCTGCAACTCAGCCTCCAGCTTCTTCTGGTGCATCGTCAGAGACTGCACTTGCCTTTTGAGCACCTGCATCCTGGCGGTGGTGACCACCGAGCGCACATCAGGCACAACGGCGtcagagaaaatttcattgatgaGCCGGTGGTTTCGCAGATAACGGGAGTAAGCTACGTGCTTCACAGAGAGACCGTCATCTTGGTCTGGAATAATTAATCCAATGACAAAACAGGCCAATAACACCGAATAAGAATTAAAGTTAATATAATATGCGATGTAGAATTGATAAAAACAGAACGAGAATTACCATCTTCGTCTTCAGCAGGCTGGATGTCAATTCTCCGATCAACTCCCTTGCTCGAAGAAGAGCGATCTTCGTCAGCGATTTGCTGGCCTAAATTGAGCAAAAGCAATCTGAGTAAGAGAGCGGAGAAGACTAACTAAAGCGGTGTGAGTGGTTTGTGTTGGTTTAGTTTGCGATTATCGTCATCGACTGTTGTCGTGGATTGAAAAGCAGTCTACTACTGAATCGATCTGGTTTTAAAAGCTGCACTATGGTCTGGAGAAACTAGCAGCACAAACTCAAGTCAAAAAGATGGGAAAGCGTTTGAATGTGTTATGACGACAGGGGACTCTCATGCGGGGTTCAGCACAAGAAGCTTTGCATCGCGCTCAATGGAATTCATCTTTGTGGGGACGGCAAAAGAGCGGGAGGGTCTTTGCTTAATCTCTGCGTGTTTGTGTGAGGAAGAAGTCTTACCAGATTTGCCACGGTTTTTTGCAGTAATGTAGGCCATGTAGGATGGGGAATTGTGATACGCTTTCAGGGACTTTTCATACTCGGACTGCAAGCAagcagagagaaataaaaataacaatcagTTAAAGCGGATGGGTCgaaagagagagtgagagagagaaagagagagatagaaTAGAGAGATGCAGTGATGATTCATTCAATCCTCAGTCAGGCCTGCTACGACAAGCGGGTTAGAAgtagtttttcttttctgcccatgtttgtgtgtttttctGTGGATGTGGAAGCTACAGGCTGGGGATGCGTCCTCTCGGGGCCCTACCTTTCGCCTTCGAGGACATCCACTGCACATACGCTGGGCTATTTTGATAAGTCTTCAACGCCTCTGAATATTCGGCCTGCAATCGAGCACGTCAAGAAAAACAAGACAACCATAACACTTTAAAACCCAGACAGAGtgacattaaaattcagaaaaaacgTGTTTCTTTTCGAAAACATCTCGTCTGattgatttgattgatttgGAAGACGCCAGAAATTACAACATGCGGTT
It encodes:
- the Bap111 gene encoding SWI/SNF-related matrix-associated actin-dependent regulator of chromatin subfamily E member 1 isoform X5, whose protein sequence is MSLPSNYKQIAASPLLPAANPLLTAGAPLSFNILKGERLRASTSTMATSSGSPFVQTVHSHPGFTPQKVGKSSAVDPRAPKPPKPPEKPLMPYMRYSRKVWDTVKAQNPELKLWEIGKIIGQMWRDLPEEDKTEYVEEYEAEKSEYEKSLKAYHNSPSYMAYITAKNRGKSGQQIADEDRSSSSKGVDRRIDIQPAEDEDDQDDGLSVKHVAYSRYLRNHRLINEIFSDAVVPDVRSVVTTARMQVLKRQVQSLTMHQKKLEAELQQIEEKFDAKKRKFQESSEVFQEELKKHCQRAVDEDTFNKMVERQIELLKKEREERAQRAVVPPAAAPSPAPVSEEPEPVAQPAATIAEATPQPAPEGETKQLLTDEQTVPEVESVSAPQEMQPVAPAPVAAAVPIDEPAVQERSGAESSEDSQPAAPAAPSATAAVPLPGGSEDSASQPEPMEEASSEPEADNSSSGPPSLPPTPAVVPPPPPATIDESATDVPPFPPRPAPPMQPQGPPPAALPPQGPPGAQGPPHAQQGPPPGQPQPPVAPPQNQYMMSQQLPPRPPPQQYPQFPPGAYQQYSQYPPPPPHMAYYGQAGYPPPPQQGPQQQQQYPGMPPHPQAHPQAHPQAHPQGMPPHPMGPRPGMPPHHYPPQMQHEVGIPPHHEMYAGPPPQEIGAERPGPMPGISPQHDDMMYQGEGPKLPTEGSQPPSQG
- the Bap111 gene encoding basic proline-rich protein isoform X3, with translation MSLPSNYKQIAASPLLPAANQRLRASTSTMATSSGSPFVQTVHSHPGFTPQKVGKSSAVDPRAPKPPKPPEKPLMPYMRYSRKVWDTVKAQNPELKLWEIGKIIGQMWRDLPEEDKTEYVEEYEAEKSEYEKSLKAYHNSPSYMAYITAKNRGKSGQQIADEDRSSSSKGVDRRIDIQPAEDEDDQDDGLSVKHVAYSRYLRNHRLINEIFSDAVVPDVRSVVTTARMQVLKRQVQSLTMHQKKLEAELQQIEEKFDAKKRKFQESSEVFQEELKKHCQRAVDEDTFNKMVERQIELLKKEREERAQRAVVPPAAAPSPAPVSEEPEPVAQPAATIAEATPQPAPEGETKQLLTDEQTVPEVESVSAPQEMQPVAPAPVAAAVPIDEPAVQERSGAESSEDSQPAAPAAPSATAAVPLPGGSEDSASQPEPMEEASSEPEADNSSSGPPSLPPTPAVVPPPPPATIDESATDVPPFPPRPAPPMQPQGPPPAALPPQGPPGAQGPPHAQQGPPPGQPQPPVAPPQNQYMMSQQLPPRPPPQQYPQFPPGAYQQYSQYPPPPPHMAYYGQAGYPPPPQQGPQQQQQYPGMPPHPQAHPQAHPQAHPQGMPPHPMGPRPGMPPHHYPPQMQHEVGIPPHHEMYAGPPPQEIGAERPGPMPGISPQHDDMMYQGEGPKLPTEGSQPPSQGGGAGGTGSGKRGRGGGGRGSRGARGARSSSKASSPAGQPGSPQQQGPPPQSGPPHPQMGGGPPLG
- the Bap111 gene encoding basic salivary proline-rich protein 2 isoform X6 — translated: MSLPSNYKQIAASPLLPAANPLLTAGAPLSFNILKERLRASTSTMATSSGSPFVQTVHSHPGFTPQKVGKSSASEYEKSLKAYHNSPSYMAYITAKNRGKSGQQIADEDRSSSSKGVDRRIDIQPAEDEDDQDDGLSVKHVAYSRYLRNHRLINEIFSDAVVPDVRSVVTTARMQVLKRQVQSLTMHQKKLEAELQQIEEKFDAKKRKFQESSEVFQEELKKHCQRAVDEDTFNKMVERQIELLKKEREERAQRAVVPPAAAPSPAPVSEEPEPVAQPAATIAEATPQPAPEGETKQLLTDEQTVPEVESVSAPQEMQPVAPAPVAAAVPIDEPAVQERSGAESSEDSQPAAPAAPSATAAVPLPGGSEDSASQPEPMEEASSEPEADNSSSGPPSLPPTPAVVPPPPPATIDESATDVPPFPPRPAPPMQPQGPPPAALPPQGPPGAQGPPHAQQGPPPGQPQPPVAPPQNQYMMSQQLPPRPPPQQYPQFPPGAYQQYSQYPPPPPHMAYYGQAGYPPPPQQGPQQQQQYPGMPPHPQAHPQAHPQAHPQGMPPHPMGPRPGMPPHHYPPQMQHEVGIPPHHEMYAGPPPQEIGAERPGPMPGISPQHDDMMYQGEGPKLPTEGSQPPSQGGGAGGTGSGKRGRGGGGRGSRGARGARSSSKASSPAGQPGSPQQQGPPPQSGPPHPQMGGGPPLG
- the Bap111 gene encoding basic proline-rich protein isoform X1 produces the protein MSLPSNYKQIAASPLLPAANPLLTAGAPLSFNILKERLRASTSTMATSSGSPFVQTVHSHPGFTPQKVGKSSAVDPRAPKPPKPPEKPLMPYMRYSRKVWDTVKAQNPELKLWEIGKIIGQMWRDLPEEDKTEYVEEYEAEKSEYEKSLKAYHNSPSYMAYITAKNRGKSGQQIADEDRSSSSKGVDRRIDIQPAEDEDDQDDGLSVKHVAYSRYLRNHRLINEIFSDAVVPDVRSVVTTARMQVLKRQVQSLTMHQKKLEAELQQIEEKFDAKKRKFQESSEVFQEELKKHCQRAVDEDTFNKMVERQIELLKKEREERAQRAVVPPAAAPSPAPVSEEPEPVAQPAATIAEATPQPAPEGETKQLLTDEQTVPEVESVSAPQEMQPVAPAPVAAAVPIDEPAVQERSGAESSEDSQPAAPAAPSATAAVPLPGGSEDSASQPEPMEEASSEPEADNSSSGPPSLPPTPAVVPPPPPATIDESATDVPPFPPRPAPPMQPQGPPPAALPPQGPPGAQGPPHAQQGPPPGQPQPPVAPPQNQYMMSQQLPPRPPPQQYPQFPPGAYQQYSQYPPPPPHMAYYGQAGYPPPPQQGPQQQQQYPGMPPHPQAHPQAHPQAHPQGMPPHPMGPRPGMPPHHYPPQMQHEVGIPPHHEMYAGPPPQEIGAERPGPMPGISPQHDDMMYQGEGPKLPTEGSQPPSQGGGAGGTGSGKRGRGGGGRGSRGARGARSSSKASSPAGQPGSPQQQGPPPQSGPPHPQMGGGPPLG
- the Bap111 gene encoding basic proline-rich protein isoform X4, with protein sequence MLSLDCATTPGERLRASTSTMATSSGSPFVQTVHSHPGFTPQKVGKSSAVDPRAPKPPKPPEKPLMPYMRYSRKVWDTVKAQNPELKLWEIGKIIGQMWRDLPEEDKTEYVEEYEAEKSEYEKSLKAYHNSPSYMAYITAKNRGKSGQQIADEDRSSSSKGVDRRIDIQPAEDEDDQDDGLSVKHVAYSRYLRNHRLINEIFSDAVVPDVRSVVTTARMQVLKRQVQSLTMHQKKLEAELQQIEEKFDAKKRKFQESSEVFQEELKKHCQRAVDEDTFNKMVERQIELLKKEREERAQRAVVPPAAAPSPAPVSEEPEPVAQPAATIAEATPQPAPEGETKQLLTDEQTVPEVESVSAPQEMQPVAPAPVAAAVPIDEPAVQERSGAESSEDSQPAAPAAPSATAAVPLPGGSEDSASQPEPMEEASSEPEADNSSSGPPSLPPTPAVVPPPPPATIDESATDVPPFPPRPAPPMQPQGPPPAALPPQGPPGAQGPPHAQQGPPPGQPQPPVAPPQNQYMMSQQLPPRPPPQQYPQFPPGAYQQYSQYPPPPPHMAYYGQAGYPPPPQQGPQQQQQYPGMPPHPQAHPQAHPQAHPQGMPPHPMGPRPGMPPHHYPPQMQHEVGIPPHHEMYAGPPPQEIGAERPGPMPGISPQHDDMMYQGEGPKLPTEGSQPPSQGGGAGGTGSGKRGRGGGGRGSRGARGARSSSKASSPAGQPGSPQQQGPPPQSGPPHPQMGGGPPLG
- the Bap111 gene encoding basic salivary proline-rich protein 2 isoform X7 — its product is MSLPSNYKQIAASPLLPAANQRLRASTSTMATSSGSPFVQTVHSHPGFTPQKVGKSSASEYEKSLKAYHNSPSYMAYITAKNRGKSGQQIADEDRSSSSKGVDRRIDIQPAEDEDDQDDGLSVKHVAYSRYLRNHRLINEIFSDAVVPDVRSVVTTARMQVLKRQVQSLTMHQKKLEAELQQIEEKFDAKKRKFQESSEVFQEELKKHCQRAVDEDTFNKMVERQIELLKKEREERAQRAVVPPAAAPSPAPVSEEPEPVAQPAATIAEATPQPAPEGETKQLLTDEQTVPEVESVSAPQEMQPVAPAPVAAAVPIDEPAVQERSGAESSEDSQPAAPAAPSATAAVPLPGGSEDSASQPEPMEEASSEPEADNSSSGPPSLPPTPAVVPPPPPATIDESATDVPPFPPRPAPPMQPQGPPPAALPPQGPPGAQGPPHAQQGPPPGQPQPPVAPPQNQYMMSQQLPPRPPPQQYPQFPPGAYQQYSQYPPPPPHMAYYGQAGYPPPPQQGPQQQQQYPGMPPHPQAHPQAHPQAHPQGMPPHPMGPRPGMPPHHYPPQMQHEVGIPPHHEMYAGPPPQEIGAERPGPMPGISPQHDDMMYQGEGPKLPTEGSQPPSQGGGAGGTGSGKRGRGGGGRGSRGARGARSSSKASSPAGQPGSPQQQGPPPQSGPPHPQMGGGPPLG
- the Bap111 gene encoding basic salivary proline-rich protein 2 isoform X8, producing the protein MLSLDCATTPGERLRASTSTMATSSGSPFVQTVHSHPGFTPQKVGKSSASEYEKSLKAYHNSPSYMAYITAKNRGKSGQQIADEDRSSSSKGVDRRIDIQPAEDEDDQDDGLSVKHVAYSRYLRNHRLINEIFSDAVVPDVRSVVTTARMQVLKRQVQSLTMHQKKLEAELQQIEEKFDAKKRKFQESSEVFQEELKKHCQRAVDEDTFNKMVERQIELLKKEREERAQRAVVPPAAAPSPAPVSEEPEPVAQPAATIAEATPQPAPEGETKQLLTDEQTVPEVESVSAPQEMQPVAPAPVAAAVPIDEPAVQERSGAESSEDSQPAAPAAPSATAAVPLPGGSEDSASQPEPMEEASSEPEADNSSSGPPSLPPTPAVVPPPPPATIDESATDVPPFPPRPAPPMQPQGPPPAALPPQGPPGAQGPPHAQQGPPPGQPQPPVAPPQNQYMMSQQLPPRPPPQQYPQFPPGAYQQYSQYPPPPPHMAYYGQAGYPPPPQQGPQQQQQYPGMPPHPQAHPQAHPQAHPQGMPPHPMGPRPGMPPHHYPPQMQHEVGIPPHHEMYAGPPPQEIGAERPGPMPGISPQHDDMMYQGEGPKLPTEGSQPPSQGGGAGGTGSGKRGRGGGGRGSRGARGARSSSKASSPAGQPGSPQQQGPPPQSGPPHPQMGGGPPLG
- the Bap111 gene encoding basic proline-rich protein isoform X2, translating into MSLPSNYKQIAASPLLPAANPLLTAGAPLSFNILKGERLRASTSTMATSSGSPFVQTVHSHPGFTPQKVGKSSAVDPRAPKPPKPPEKPLMPYMRYSRKVWDTVKAQNPELKLWEIGKIIGQMWRDLPEEDKTEYVEEYEAEKAEYSEALKTYQNSPAYVQWMSSKAKGQQIADEDRSSSSKGVDRRIDIQPAEDEDDQDDGLSVKHVAYSRYLRNHRLINEIFSDAVVPDVRSVVTTARMQVLKRQVQSLTMHQKKLEAELQQIEEKFDAKKRKFQESSEVFQEELKKHCQRAVDEDTFNKMVERQIELLKKEREERAQRAVVPPAAAPSPAPVSEEPEPVAQPAATIAEATPQPAPEGETKQLLTDEQTVPEVESVSAPQEMQPVAPAPVAAAVPIDEPAVQERSGAESSEDSQPAAPAAPSATAAVPLPGGSEDSASQPEPMEEASSEPEADNSSSGPPSLPPTPAVVPPPPPATIDESATDVPPFPPRPAPPMQPQGPPPAALPPQGPPGAQGPPHAQQGPPPGQPQPPVAPPQNQYMMSQQLPPRPPPQQYPQFPPGAYQQYSQYPPPPPHMAYYGQAGYPPPPQQGPQQQQQYPGMPPHPQAHPQAHPQAHPQGMPPHPMGPRPGMPPHHYPPQMQHEVGIPPHHEMYAGPPPQEIGAERPGPMPGISPQHDDMMYQGEGPKLPTEGSQPPSQGGGAGGTGSGKRGRGGGGRGSRGARGARSSSKASSPAGQPGSPQQQGPPPQSGPPHPQMGGGPPLG